In Chanodichthys erythropterus isolate Z2021 chromosome 9, ASM2448905v1, whole genome shotgun sequence, a genomic segment contains:
- the LOC137026572 gene encoding uncharacterized protein — protein MIQERPGLYDITEKCYVNRVLKAELWREIENKLVISEKELKKRWDSLRTQYMRYKKQGPSGSSGAQKTGRQQWILNRLQFLEPHTKRKESTSNLMIMEPAADSDSCSPSDGTNSDTWTGTHEDPSFSDADLRSSTPLAESTICGTESTAMRKDHLQSSNIKPKPPGKRRKMQDESSSEESTNLMRTIGKTLEKLASQENTNDAISAYCKNLEHRMRNLPPHLLPHFQHEVDNCIFKYSVGHNHALDASSNQYTHL, from the exons AAAAATGTTATGTCAACCGTGTGCTGAAAGCTGAACTGTGGCGTGAGATCGAAAATAAACTCGTCATATCAG AAAAAGAGCTCAAGAAGCGGTGGGATTCATTGCGAACCCAATACATGCGTTATAAGAAACAAGGACCCTCAGGAAGTTCTGGAGCTCAGAAGactggcaggcagcaatggatcCTGAACCGCCTGCAGTTTCTAGAGCCTCACACAAAAAGGAAGGAGAGCACTTCAAATCTAATGATcatg GAACCTGCGGCTGATAGTGATTCCTGTTCACCCTCAGATGGTACCAACAGTGACACCTGGACTGGCACCCATGAAGACCCCAGCTTCAGTGATGCTGACCTACGGTCAAGTACACCCTTGGCTGAATCCACCATCTGTGGAACTGAGTCCACAGCCATGAGAAAGGACCATTTGCAAAGCTCCAACATAAAACCAAAGCCTCCAGGGAAGCGCAGGAAGATGCAAGACGAATCCTCCAGCGAGGAATCCACAAACTTGATGCGCACCATCGGCAAAACTCTGGAAAAGTTGGCATCACAGGAAAACACCAATGATGCCATCTCagcttactgcaaaaatcttgaaCACAGAATGCGGAATTTGCCACCACATCTACTGCCACATTTCCAGCATGAGGTTGAtaattgcattttcaaatattcagtGGGCCACAACCATGCACTGGATGCATCTTCCAATCAGTATAcacacttgtaa